Proteins encoded within one genomic window of Callithrix jacchus isolate 240 chromosome 11, calJac240_pri, whole genome shotgun sequence:
- the LOC100398743 gene encoding olfactory receptor 9A1: MLGNSSSATEFFLLGFPGSQEVRRILFVTFFLLYAVTVMGNTVIIITVCVNKHLQSPMYFFLGHLSVLEVLIISTAVPCMLWGLLLPNTQSISLAACAAQLYLYLSLGTSELALLGAMAVDRYVAVCNPLRYNIIMNSSTCIWVVIVSWVFGFLSEIWPVYATFQLTFCKSNVLDHFYCDRGQLLKVSCEDTLLTEFILFLMAVFIIIGPLIATIVSYTYIISTILKIPSASGRRKAFSTCASHFTYVVIGFGSCLFLYVKPKQTQAAEYNRVASLLVLVVTPFLNPFIFTLRNDKFIQAFGNVLKRCYQLLKS; the protein is encoded by the coding sequence ATGTTGGGAAATTCCTCCAGTGCCACTGAATTTTTTCTCTTAGGATTCCCTGGCTCCCAAGAAGTACGTCGTATCCTTTTTGTGACTTTCTTCCTTTTGTATGCAGTGACGGTGATGGGAAACACAGTCATCATTATCACCGTCTGTGTTAATAAACATCTGCAGTCCCCCATGTATTTCTTCCTTGGCCACCTCTCTGTCCTGGAGGTCCTGATCATATCCACCGCTGTCCCTTGTATGCTCTGGGGGTTGCTGCTTCCAAACACTCAGAGCATATCTTTGGCTGCGTGTGCTGCACAGCTATATTTATACCTTTCTTTGGGTACCTCGGAGTTGGCATTACTTGGAGCAATGGCTGTGGACCGTTATGTGGCTGTGTGTAACCCTTTGAGGTACAACATCATTATGAACAGCAGCACCTGCATTTGGGTGGTAATTGTGTCATGGGTTTTTGGGTTTCTTTCTGAAATCTGGCCGGTCTATGCCACTTTTCAGCTTACTTTCTGCAAATCAAATGTGTTAGATCATTTTTACTGTGATCGAGGGCAGTTGCTCAAGGTATCCTGTGAGGATACTCTTTTAACagagtttattctttttctaatggCCGTTTTCATTATCATTGGTCCTTTGATCGCTACAATCGTCTCCTACACCTACATCATCTCCACCATCCTCAAGATCCCATCAGCCTCTGGCCGGAGGAAAGCCTTCTCCACCTGTGCCTCCCACTTCACTTATGTTGTGATCGGCTTCGGCAGCTGCTTGTTTCTCTACGTGAAACCCAAGCAAACACAGGCAGCTGAGTATAACAGGGTAGCATCATTGCTGGTTTTAGTGGTGACCCCTTTTCTGAACCCTTTTATCTTCACCCTGAGGAATGACAAATTCATACAGGCCTTTGGAAATGTCTTGAAACGCTGCTATCAGCTCCTGAAAAGTTAA